In the genome of Columba livia isolate bColLiv1 breed racing homer chromosome 1, bColLiv1.pat.W.v2, whole genome shotgun sequence, the window tggcagctgggcagTAAAGGTTGACAGGCCAGGCTGGGACACTGTCACAAACTGTGTCTGTTGGCCAGCTAAAGGCTGGGGCAGGCTGAAGAGAAAAGGCTTAGGGccactgccagcagactgtgtgGTGAAAAGGGCAGGCAGGTAGGTGTTGCCAGCTGTGCCAATGACCTGAGTGTTGCTGGTCAGAGTCAGTGGCATCCTCAGATTGCTGGTGAGGGTTTCTGTCTGGCGTAAGTAGATCTGTGTGGTTGGCAATGGTTGGGCAACAGTTGTGTTGACAGAAGGCTGCAATGCCCCCTTTTCGGTGCTGTTATTGACTGTGAGCACTTTGCTGTCCATTTCAACGTCATTGCTTCTCTCTGGCGAGGAAGCGTTGGCATctacatgctgctgctgctgctgtggctgagTGCCATCAGCGGGGACATCGTTTTGATCTGCTTGAGAAGGTTCTTGCTGCCCATCCCGGCCCAGACCAGCCATAAACTGCTGCTCCACAGAATCCGGCTCAGTGCCAATGGAGGAACTGACTCCTGAGTCAAAACTCTCCCCTTTGGGCTCACTCTCAGTGCCTTCTGCTTGGTCAGTGTCCTCAGTGCATTCCTCGGACTCATTGCGCTCAAGGATCTGCACCCTCTGTTGGCCATAGTAGTCATAGTCATCCTCCATCTCCTGCTTAATATGGATGTTGCCCATCAGGGTTTGAATTCGGACAGGGCGTGGTTGCTTGCGGCAGTGTGTGGTCTCTGGAGTGGTGGAGAGGTACCGCTCCATCTGTTGTGACCGTTCGTGGATCCGGGTAATCCAGCTGGGGTCTTCCATGTGATggtccctggggagccccaggGCTGTTTCATGGTGGCTGACCACAGCTCCACTGTAAAAGGAGCGCTCCCCGCTGCCATTTTGCATGGAACAGGCATAGAGGGCTGAATAGATCCTGTCCACGCTGTGCTGCGAATGGCTCTGCAGGTAGCCAGATTCTGTGTCAGTGCTCTGCCCCGAGGTGCCTGATTCAGGTGTTCCCCTGGGTGTCTCCTGGCCAGAATCCTGAATCACCGGGTAGACCTCTCCCACGTTTTGTGAGACAATCCTTGTGCACTCATCAATCACAGTCTTGATCTGCAGGATGCTGGCAGCTGTGAGGATTTGGAGGGCCTCAGACTGTGAGACCCGCAGCACCCCGCTGTACATGAAGTCAATGAGCTTTTGCACAGACTGGACTGACACGACTGAGGGGATCTCGATGTCGCTGTagcccagcagcagcttgtCCTGGAAGAAGGGGCTGCCAGCCGCCAGCACACAACGGTGGGCGCGTAGCATGCTCCCGTGGATGCGGACCGTCACGTCACAGAAGTGGCCACGGTTGCGCTGCTCGTTGAGGGTCTCGAGCACAGAATTGCTGAAGTTGTGAAGGTTGATGCTATGAATGCGCTCTGTCATCCCCTTGCAACTGATGTTACCTGTAGCAAAGCAggtgacaaagaaaaaacaaaaaagaacagctTGAGTCTTGTcctctgcagagccactgcCAGGGCATTGGCAAAGGTGTCTGCCCAGTGGTAAGCAAACAGATCATACTGTAAAAATCACATACAAAGGCACCAGTGGAGCTACTGTCTCTGTAAGGCTAGAAGTAAAATTTGCTACTCATTTGCTGAAGCTCAAGTCCTAAATTTTTGGACAAAAGCAGGCAAAGACAGGTGTAGCTGGGCCTAAATTCCAACCACATTCCTGGGCCTTGGACTTCCTAACAGTTTATCTGGCTTTAAAAAGCCTAGAGCCAGCCAATTGTAAACACTGAGCACATGGATTAAAGCTGGATTTTAGGCTGTTCGGATGTGGACCCATGCCAGAAAAGATCAGATTCTTACTTTAATGACCCTTTGCACCAAGCTGCTAACGCGAAGAATCTATatgaaaatgtgatttctgtCTAGATTggtattttaatgaatttgGATCCTGTGTTTTATGGCACAGTTACTCGTATCAAAAAAACTGGCAGTCACTTTGTAAAATCCAAATCTGGTTCAAGATTTAAGCTGTAAATGTTCCTAAAATCCCACGCACAGTTTTGTCTGGTTGTGGTTTAGAACATTTGCTACCCAATAGTGACAAACAGTCCTCTCTAAGAACCCAAAGCAAAAAGTTAACCTGAGCTGTTCCCTTCATTTTTAGCATATCCCAAGTTCTGACTGGCACTAGAATGCCATcatataaaaacaaatgttCTCCTGATGTTATTTACTTGACAGGAACTGGAAAATTACAGACATTTACTCTAAGGAAGACTTTGTCTTAGTTTGGGTGAATAACCTAAGTGGAGAACAGTTTAGAAAAGCACCTAACCAATTCGGGTACAGAGTCAACATATCCTTCAAAATGAACTTTTACAAGTGACTAAAAAGTAACTAATTTCCATGTAAGATTAGAGCACTGGGGGGGGATGCTCAAATagcagaaataagaagaaaccCACTAACAGTATCATGGAAGTTGTGAGTTACATATGTCTTGTTTATAAGCTCTGCTGGGAAACATGAGTTTCCTCCTCTGATGAGACTGACCATAGgattggaaaaacatcttagAAACTGAGAGACCTTCCTTCAAGGCCACTGTAAATATTATTACACAAAATAATATACAGAAGAGATGTATTCCCTTCTCCTTCTAGATAGAGTCAGTCCCCAGAGGCCTCCACGGCAGTTCCAGATAACTCCCTTGCCCAACATGTCAGATCACACAAGGattcaaaatgtatttacatAAAAAGACATAATCCTTGATCTGAAAGGAAGAGAGCTTGGTAAAAGCTTTGTACTGGTGAGGAAAGAGAAGGGCGGAAAATTAATGCTGAACAGACGACACCTCTTTTCGAGACCTACTGTAGGCCACAGCAATTGATTGTATAACTACCTATTTATCTGCATCTCCCTTTGAGCGGTTGCCTATCAGTGTGCTAGAAATCTTTCCATCAATACATATTGATGACTAAGTGGTTTGACCCTAGGGTTCCCTTTTCTCACAAACATGCCTTTAAGATATGCTTCTGCAAAAGGGAATGAGCTCTAGTTTATGTTCTGCTTTGTCAAATAAGGTATTTGACAACAAGAAGAAATATGCAGCAGTCTAACTCAATAAACCAAATATACTGCCTTGCACATGCCCAGGGTGGAATATTCCACACATACCAGGGATGCTATGGATGGGTCTCAACTTGAGTCTGTGCAAAGAAACCTACTTTGTTTCTATACACCGTGGCAGATAAAATGAATTTTGTGAGTGGAACTGTGAAAAATGCATCCTCAGTACCAATTCCTTTCCAGAAAGGTGTGATGTGTACCAAGAGACTGGATGCTGTCCTGAGGAAATTGAATTCTGCcacttttagcagggcctgttatgatagGGCAAGGGCttatggttttaaaccaaagaaggggagattcaggctagacataaagaagaaatttttgacaatgagggtggtgaaacaccagaacaggttgcccagagaggtggtagatgccccatctctggagacatccaagtCTAgactggatggggctctgagtgacctgatctagttgaagatgtccctgctcattgcagggggattggactagaagagctttgaaggtcccttccatctcaaactattctatgattctgattCTCCACAGATCCtgtagagaaaggagaaagggcaaGGTTCATGTCTAAGTTTCAGGAGCCTTTCTCAGGTTCTGGCTCTGCGGAGAGTTGTGTAGCAACAATGTATTTGGTCAATAGCTAACGTGATGAAAACAGCAATCTGGGGTTAATTAAGGCTAAAGAAAAGAGGTTTGTGTGCCTTTAGCAGAGTGATGTGAATAGCTTTCCAATGGGAAGTGATCTAGCATGTACATTGAGGTGTAGGAACTGGTCTGAAAGTCAACTGAGTCACTTCAAAAAAGGCATGGAGTACACTTTGGTTGCCACTGGCATAACAcagttttttcttaaaaaatcctctcatttcttctcttcttcaagTGAAAGGAGAACATCTACCACTTCTTCAACTGAGAAGCAACTGAAATTCACTACTTAAGGATAAAATGAGATGAGTGGGTGGAAGAAACACATAATAAATGGTTAAAAAAGCTAATACAGCTTTTTAGGATGTTTCTTCTAGACCACTGGATCACTGTCCTATGcagctcttctccctctgtgcAGGAAACTCTGTCCAGATCCAAGTTTTGTGCTTGTCTCTTGCCCTTACTGTCCGCTCTTCCAAGCTGAAAGTCCAAAGGTGATGTTCCCCACAAAAGGTGGACTTGCCAATGCAGGTTTGATGCTAAAGTAAATGCCACATTCTGACAAAGACTATTAGAGCCTTGGACAAGCCAGAAAGTGTGTCAGCTCTTAGCAAGACCCAGCTACACACACACTCACCTACTTGTCACTGCACAGAATGCCCGGCTCAGGAAAAAGACTGCTGTCTCAGGCTCTTCTCAGGCCTGCCACTCTTTTAAATTCAAGACAGTGGGAACCTTTCTGTGAAATTCAAGTGGTCTTTGTTAAAATGCCgtccccctccctttttttttatccaGTAAACATGATGTAGAGATCCCAATGGACTTATTCTGAGAAACTCCTGTAAAATGGTTTTgtcccctttctgtgaagaaagttCTGATTGGAGGGGTATTCACAAACCTTATAGGAAAGAATGGGTGTGAAAATGCAAAGGCCATTCTTACCCAGATGGGCAATGAATAGGCGTTtgccagttaaaaaaaaaaaaagggcagaaaaaaagaaaagaaaaaaaccctagacAACTGCACAGATTATGCACATTTGCAATCCTCCTGGGATGCAATTTGAAGCTGGCATGGCATAAAGGTGAAACATATTACTGTGCAACTTTGAAAAAAGCTCCGTTTGCCCATATGCAAATGTACCGATTAAACTGTCAGGCTATTCACAGAAACATGCATGGAATTCATCCTCAACTAGTAAGAAGGAGCAAAACATggatgggaaaggaaaaaacttttGTTGTGTAATACATGACTGAGTGCTTAGATTAGTGTTTCCCTAAATCTCATCCACCCCTCCTGCTGACTTTTATGCTATGGGCATTCAAAAGAAGGCAGATTTTACCATGACAATAACAATGACAACCTCTCCAAGTACAGTACCAGTGGGGAAGGCAATGGCAGAAGGGAACAGCAGGCAGCGGACTCCTGGAAGAGGTGATAGAGAATGTGGAAGTGCAGCAGTGAGACATATCAAGCATGGCTTGAGGGTAGCTTTGTATTTGCCAAAGCTACCATATGAAGATCGACATAATGCTAAAAAGGTATGGCTCACAAAGGTGATCTTTTGTTTgctaaaaccacagaaaatgaTCCATGCCAAACACGAGATGCAGTAGAGCTATAAAGATGTATGGAGTACTGAAGACTGCAGGCCACACACAAATGGCTATgttgtacattttaaaatatatttattaaggttttttttctgcagccGCTAGATGTCCCTTTCTGCAAAGCCAATGCTTACGTATCTAATGCTCATAACTGAAAGATATCAGGGAATTTGATTTTCTCTAGTGTCCTTTAAAATCACAGTATCTCAAAGCTCATTGCACAGTAATAACTAACATTTCCAGAAAtgcagtgatgatgaaaccaccACAGCTACTGTAACTCAGCAGTAGCTCAGTGCATAGTCTTCACCTGAAGCAAACTGCCTAGGATGCTGGAATCAAAGCTCTTTTTGGAAACTTACTGTGTGGTCTTTCACATCAATAACTAGCAGAGTGAACCCCAAAAGCTCTGCCTTGCTTTCCTAGTTACAAGGCCAAGAGACTAATCATCTTACACTCTTGAGAA includes:
- the ZBTB20 gene encoding zinc finger and BTB domain-containing protein 20 gives rise to the protein MELFLLKKPKTAENQKASEENEITQTGACSAKPGLPCLNLEAVLSLSPALIHSPHSPPNLHAHTGSSDCNISCKGMTERIHSINLHNFSNSVLETLNEQRNRGHFCDVTVRIHGSMLRAHRCVLAAGSPFFQDKLLLGYSDIEIPSVVSVQSVQKLIDFMYSGVLRVSQSEALQILTAASILQIKTVIDECTRIVSQNVGEVYPVIQDSGQETPRGTPESGTSGQSTDTESGYLQSHSQHSVDRIYSALYACSMQNGSGERSFYSGAVVSHHETALGLPRDHHMEDPSWITRIHERSQQMERYLSTTPETTHCRKQPRPVRIQTLMGNIHIKQEMEDDYDYYGQQRVQILERNESEECTEDTDQAEGTESEPKGESFDSGVSSSIGTEPDSVEQQFMAGLGRDGQQEPSQADQNDVPADGTQPQQQQQHVDANASSPERSNDVEMDSKVLTVNNSTEKGALQPSVNTTVAQPLPTTQIYLRQTETLTSNLRMPLTLTSNTQVIGTAGNTYLPALFTTQSAGSGPKPFLFSLPQPLAGQQTQFVTVSQPGLSTFTAQLPAPQPLAPSAGHSTAGGQGEKKPYECTLCNKTFTAKQNYVKHMFVHTGEKPHQCSICWRSFSLKDYLIKHMVTHTGVRAYQCSICNKRFTQKSSLNVHMRLHRGEKSYECYICKKKFSHKTLLERHVALHSATNGTPGATGTGARAVPAGVVACTEGTTYVCSVCPAKFDQIEHFNDHMRMHVSDG